Proteins from a genomic interval of Phalacrocorax aristotelis chromosome 3, bGulAri2.1, whole genome shotgun sequence:
- the LOC142055077 gene encoding heme-binding protein 1-like: protein MARITLEDLDGLGEEAAGGGDEAEEGGGGGGGGGEEEEDDDDEGEEEERGRLFAHWEAVASTHRVSLPRDMAGPIVQMTRHSQAREPVPYVTLSQREKCEEAAYEERWYPAGKWACVTKGEPMYEQSISLSFMKLMRYICKENSVGCYLGMTVPVLNEIHLTKEGTELEREVVTAYYLPGEFQQNPPVPMDPEIHITERAPLWVITRVFYGMTTEETILREISLFWELLGSTDTVLRETYIVAAYENPSIPQRRNEIWFICRAE, encoded by the exons ATGGCGCGCATCACGCTGGAGGACCTGGACGGGCTGGGCgaggaggcggcgggcggcggtgACGAGGCGGAGgagggcggtggcggcggcggtggtggtggcgaggaggaggaggacgacgACGAcgagggggaggaagaggagcggGGCCGGTTGTTCGCCCACTGGGAGGCCGTAGCCAGCACGCACCGAGTGAGCCTGCCCCGAG ACATGGCGGGCCCGATCGTCCAGATGACCCGGCACAGCCAGGCTCGCGAGCCCGTGCCCTACGTTACCCTCTCGCAGCGTGAGAAG TGCGAGGAAGCAGCCTACGAGGAGCGGTGGTACCCAGCTGGGAAATGGGCGTGTGTCACCAAGGGGGAGCCCATGTATGAGCAGAGCATCTCCCTGAGCTTCATGAAGCTCATGCGCTACATCTGCAAGGAGAACTCTGTAg GTTGCTATCTGGGCATGACAGTCCCAGTGCTCAACGAAATCCACCTGACCAAGGAGGGAACCGAGCTGGAGCGTGAGGTCGTAACTGCCTATTATCTCCCGGGAGAGTTCCAGCAAAACCCCCCTGTTCCCATGGATCCTGAAATCCACATCACTGAGAGGGCACCACTTTGGGTTATAACCAG GGTTTTTTATGGGATGACAACTGAGGAGACGATTCTGCGAGAGATCAGTCTCTTCTGGGAGCTCCTGGGCTCCACAGACACTGTGCTCCGGGAAACCTACATCGTGGCTGCTTATGAAAATCCCAGCATCCCTCAGCGCCGCAATGAGATCTGGTTCATCTGCCGAGCAGAGTGA